ATTCTCGGGCTGGCAGGGCCGAGGCCGCCTCAGGAAGATCTTCTTTGTGTGGTGACGGGGTGGGTGCTGTAAGCAATCCCGGTGGGAAACCTCGTGGACGGGACGTATCCGTCCAATTAGGTTTTCCATTAGGGTCACCACGGGCTAAGCATAGCGAACCGGATGGTCGGCAAGGCAGCTGCTCCCCAGGTATCAGCGCCGGCTCAATCCTCCTCTTGCCCTAAATACCCTGCTTCGCGCTGATGACGAATCGCAAGAATCAGGACAGCGTCCTGAGCCTCCTCCAGGCTATAAAGGGCCACGTAACCGGTATATCCGCGCGATATGGCCAACTCACGCAATCCATACTCCACAGGCCAGCCCACAAGAGGGTGCCGGATTAATAAATTTACCGCTTCTTCGATTAATTCAAGCGTCTCTGCTGCCGCCTCTGGATCGTTATCAATCAAAAAGTGGGTTAGTCGTTCGAGATCGGTAAGCGCACGTTCCGAATAGCTCAGCTTTGCC
The window above is part of the Nitrosospira sp. Is2 genome. Proteins encoded here:
- a CDS encoding type II toxin-antitoxin system RelE/ParE family toxin; its protein translation is MAKLSYSERALTDLERLTHFLIDNDPEAAAETLELIEEAVNLLIRHPLVGWPVEYGLRELAISRGYTGYVALYSLEEAQDAVLILAIRHQREAGYLGQEED